One Terriglobia bacterium genomic window, GATGCCAATGGACGCTTCCTTCACGGGGATGATCTTTTCAAGGGATGGCCGTTCCCTTGAGCGAATGGCGTCCGGAGTTCTCATCTTGAATGTGAGCCTGCCCCTGGACCTCTCTCTCTTTACTATCAAAGTAAAGAGAGATATTCTTTACTTATGAAAAGCGTGATCTCCTCGAAGGGACAGATTACTGTGCCGGTTCAGATAAGGAGCCGTCTCGGTCTTCAGCCCGGCAGCGTGGTGACCTTCGAGATCACCAGGAACGGCGCGTTATTGCGTAAGGGTGGTTCTGGAAAGCACCCCGTCGACCAACTGTACGGAATTCTAGGGTCCAAGCGCAGAACCGATGAGTTGCTGGACGAACTGCGGGGACCAAAACCTATAAAAGGCCGTGCGAAGCGCCGTTGATTCTTCGGTACTTTTGGATGTCCTGCTGCCCGATCCGGTTTTTGGCGCAGTTTCCGCGGCTGTGCTCCGCGATGCCATAGACTCAGGCGCCGTCATTGCATGCGAAATCGTTTGGGCGGAAGTGCGCGCTTCATTTCTGGACGATGACAGTTTCCGTGATGCTTTCGCCAAGCTGCAGATTCAATTTGACCCGGCTGGCCTTGATTGCTCCCAATTGGCAGGCTCGATCTGGAAGCAATACCGGAAATCGCCGAAAGGCGCGACGATTCGCGACCATTTGATACCGGATTTCATCATTGGCGCTCACGCAATGATTCAGGCCGACGTCCTGCTGAGCCGCGACCGTGGTTTTTATCGCCGATATTTCTCGAAACTGAAGGTGCGCGACCCCTCAAAGGCCCGTTAGCCGGACTCGCGTATTTTACCGAAGCCCGGGCGTCCCAGGTTATAATCAAGGGCTGCTCTTTTGGGCTTGGAGTTATCCTTATCATGCAACTTTCTATAAATAATGTGTCGATGCGCTTCGGCGCCCTCGTTCTCTTTGAAGATGTGAACACCACCTTCATTTCGGGCCGCCGTTACGCCATCACGGGGCCGAATGGCGCAGGCAAGTCCACGCTAATGAAGATCTTAACCGGTGAAATCGATCCGGAAAAAGGTTCCGTCACCCGGCCAAAGCGAATGGGAGTGCTGAGC contains:
- a CDS encoding PIN domain-containing protein, with product MRSAVDSSVLLDVLLPDPVFGAVSAAVLRDAIDSGAVIACEIVWAEVRASFLDDDSFRDAFAKLQIQFDPAGLDCSQLAGSIWKQYRKSPKGATIRDHLIPDFIIGAHAMIQADVLLSRDRGFYRRYFSKLKVRDPSKAR
- a CDS encoding AbrB/MazE/SpoVT family DNA-binding domain-containing protein: MKSVISSKGQITVPVQIRSRLGLQPGSVVTFEITRNGALLRKGGSGKHPVDQLYGILGSKRRTDELLDELRGPKPIKGRAKRR